GTACTCCCGGCAGATGGTGGATTATGATCCTCCAAAATCGAACAAACCTGATCCACAGCCCCAGCCTCACCTCGGTATATATGTTATACTACATACTATTTTTGCCAAAAAATTTGACGGGCAACAGCAGGAGCACTGCCAATTTTCATAAAAAAAAGGCGGAGGGGTAGGgaccaaagccccaaacatcagtACAAAACAATGCCCGCTGAACCACAGGATTCAGGTAAAGCACACAAAACTCAAACTGAAGCACAATAGGAAAAGACTCGGCAAAATAAGAAGAATAGAATAAAACACAGATGGGCAGGCCTCAATTGATAGCCTCCCAAAACAGCGAAATCTCATCTCTTGCCATGGCCGCAACTGTTTCCGAGGAGCATCTCTCCCCCTCAAAAGTACGGCGATTGCGTTCCTTCCAAAGGTTCCATGCCACATATGGTGCCGTTGTCACCTGCTTCCCTGGGTCCTGTATCCTACCAGAGACTTGGGCCACCAATTCGAGAAGGAAGTGGTACTCAAGGCAAAGTTGGACGCCTTCTCCTCGGTTCTGGAGAAGCTATGCCAAATCTCCTTACCAAAAGAATCATGAGATGGGCCGCCGTCTCGGCAACTTGGACGCACAGCATGCAGCGAGCAGAGTGAGGCCAGTCCCTCGCTAGCAGCCTATCCGCCAATTTTTGCCAAATTCACTTGCTGCTTGACGATTATATATAAGTAACCAACAACCTGAAGCACAGCCTCACCAAAAGCTAAAATGACAAATCATATAAATCGAGACATGAAAACCCTATAAAATCTTATAAATCGAGACATGAACTCTTTTGTCCACGGCTCAGCAAAGGAAAGCAATCTTGTGAACATCATATGCTAAAACACTTGACCAGTTACGAGTCCTAGAAGCCATTTGAACCGTcgacaaaaggaaaaaaaaaaagagCAAACATTAATATGTACAACATGATGACGAGCCAGGCCTCTTGTCTAACACTGCAACTATGGGTCACGTTCCAACATGGGACATGAAGATTGTGCACCGCTGTCTCCTATTGAACCATTCCCTTTTGCCTTTAGACTATCTGGCTCTTCCTCGATCTCTACCGAAGCTACAGATGCCACTGCAGGCGCTGACCAACATAATATTCAAAACAAGCATCTCCCCAAGAACAATCATGCTGTCGCTGAAATACCATTATAAGAAACTCAGTGGCACAATCAACCAAAAGCTTAATAATAGGCCTATTAAAAAGTAGAGTAATATAATGTGCATGCTGTATGGAAGATAAAGCTCATATTGTTCCTGGCCATATTCCGTAGAAACTTCCTAATCATGTGTTAAAGAGGTGTTTGGAGCTCAATAATTCAAAGTAACATATAGATAAAAGAAATTCAGGACTTACACAGGATGACGTTGCTTTCCATCCTTTTTTGCCAGCCTCTAGGAATAAAGAACAAACGCACAATAATGCAAAAAGAGATGACGTGCACTTGAGCAAAAAAGTCCCACTAGCTTCTATACCGGGGAGACGGAGAGCAGGAACTCTGGCATCAACCTCTGCAGCAGTATGCCGCAGAAGGGGCAACGAGGAACAGCAGGTGCTGAATAAAGTGACGATTCAACATCTGGATCGGCAGCATTCAACAAGGGAGATGTCTTCATGGTGAAATAGGTCTCGGGCACAAGCTTATCAACCATTCCTCCACAACATACACAGTACCAGGTTGGTTCCAGAACAGAGCATAAGCGCATCGATGCCGCACATCTTGACAGCTTGTGCCTTTCGGTGGGAACAATAGTAGGATCGACACTTCCACACAAGGCTATGTCAGGTGACTCGAAGTGAACCGGTGCGGAGCAATAGGCACAGGTTTCTTTAGCTGAGTATTCACACACAGAGTTGATCCTGCAACAGAGAAACAATTTAAAACAGATATACTGAATGCCCAATTTTACAGTTCAATGAACTGACAAAACCAATAGATTACTTTAGGTCCTTGAAGTAATGAAATCAGCTTAGAGTAGATGAACAATAAATCTAGCAAAAACTGAATACCTGCTTCCAAGACGTTTAATTGTCGAACTGAGAGACCTGAGCTGATTATGTACTCCTCCACTGTTCATAGACACCCAAGAACGCATCTGGGCAACGCCAACAGGGAACCACATGTTTTCAGCACATGTGCCCTTGAGAAAATATGACTTTCGATTCAAGACAGCAGCAAAAGTGAAAGCCACAAGTCTCTCTCGTAGCTCTCTTTCGCTGCTCAACAGAAGACTGCTCCACAAATCAGTTGACGTGCTATTACCATTTTCTCCAGCAGGATCACGAAGCATTACTTTCCTACAAATGATATTCAGCAGGTGTAGCTTCCGCGAGCTGACATTGGACATCATGTCCTTTCTACACTGACACAGTGCATCGATAGAAACACGTTGCTGATCATCTGAAAACAAATCTGTGACCCATTTATGCATTAGTGTCTCCAGAAATGCTGGTGCGGATTTCATGAGCACTTGTAAAGCAGCTATGACGTCCCATAAGACAAGTCCGGTTTCACATTTTTCATAATTCTTCAATGACCAAAGAATGTTGGAACCCCACCATAAGAAGTTAGTCTCGGATGACTTTGCAGATTGTTTGTTGGAGATATAAATGTCCTTGTTTAGTGGGATGCCAAGGAACTGACCACCAATCCAAATGAACTCAACCACTGCCTTTTGTGTCCTGTTGTTTTTGTTCACCAAAATGTTACCATGATGAATTGATGATGGACTTTTATCTCAAAGCAGTCAATACATGAAgatttctattacaagactccAGTACTTCCTATACTAAGCTCACAAATAATACCTGGCTTGATACATCTGATCTAGCATATTTGGATCCAAGCTGCGGACCTGAAAGAGACAATATCTATCAATTGGTGTAGCTTATGTACACAAGCTCAAGTGCAAAAGTCGCAGTTGAGCAACATATGTCAGATTAAGGAACAACCTACAGCATACCACAGCAATCATTACTTCTCCAGGTCCAAGTGTAAGACCAAAGCATTGATGAGATACCACTGAGAGCTGCATGAACATTTGAGATGTCAGTTAGTATGATACAAGCTCACACATTCAGGAAAAAGGCGAAGGTCAACAAGGAGTCAAGGAGTCTCAGTTTTACGTCTATTGATTCCTTTAGCTCTGGGAAATTTGTGTGCACGGGAacttcttcaagttgatttttttCAAAGATCCAACAGCGTGCAGAATTATCCTGATAAAGATGGAAAATTTGCAGAATCAGCATGAAAAACAAAGTTTAGGATGACACAAAATAATACTGTGCAGTATAATACAATTCAGGTGCAAGAAAAGAACATGGACATGGAAGTTATTATTAGAAGCATATTTGTGAAAAACTAAAGTAACTCCATCAAATACAGAAGGCATCAAAAGGGACTCGTAAATTTTTAGCAGTTACTACAAGTTTGCAACAATGCTTGGATAACAGTACCAAAAAGGTATCCGGATAAGcacagtagtactagtacatagCCAACAGTACTAATACAACATATGTCAAGGGACTAAGACAGCGGTCATTGACTAATTATCCATAACTAGGTCAAGTGGttaacttgccttttagcttgggATAACCTTCAACATAGATCCGGCACTCCGTTTACCTTCTCACTCATGTCCTCAAAGTTTCAGTTACTTGAACTAAACCCCCAACCACTCCAATGAGTTTCATTGGACCGTAATACACCCAGAGAATACCGATATTACGACATAACATGCCATAACAACATGTCATATGATGGCATTGACATGGGATGTTCACATGGTATTGGTTGTCAGTTGACATCAGTATCCATCTCGCAATATTAGTAATGATCATGTTGTTAATTCTAGCATATTTGGAGCGTTTCAGTAACTTTAACAACCAAATAAGCACATACTGCCCATACTACCATAGTAACAAAATTTGTTAGGAGGAcacaatttcatgattttttttacccTACCACAATCAGAAGGAATAATCACAGAGTTGCGACAAGTTAATGCACCTGACTGCAGCTGTATAAACAGTGGCCATCTAAACCCCATGATAAACCTGTCACCTATAGTAATGTTGACAATTAGTTGAATTTTATTGGAGAGAGAAGACATTCGATTACAATGAAATTTTACCACTCGATCATGTGCATGACATTCACTGCTATTCTCAACTTTGTTGCTGCACAGGTCCAATATGCATGTTTCCAGTGATCCAGATACTCTTCCAACTGCCAAATTAACCTCACGTCGAGGCTGAGCTGGTGTGGACAATGAAATTGATGAGACAGGAGCTGATGAATTAGTGGTCACCTGAAGAGAGGAACATTTCAGAATTGAGTATATAATTAGAGCAGCCACAGCAATAAAGCTAAAGACAAGCATGCCTATATTCATTGGATGTTACATCAATTAGTCTCGAATATTCACCTATATGCATCAAATAAACACAGGTACAAAGATGTTGCTTAATATGTACCTCTGCAACTGACGAAAATGACACTTCTTTCGCATCTGTACATTGATTCAATCCTTCGATATCACCTGACCATATCTTCAcactgaaaaaagttcatggaaaaTCATTGATCGCGCGGGTTCTATTGCTGATCTAGCATCCAGGACTTCTTGCGAAATAACACAAAATATCTTATTTCTAATTAATTAAACATAGGTACCCTTTTCCACATGTCATGAATCAAGCTCAATGAAACCATTTAAAGACAAACAATAAGGTTGCAACATTTACAAAGAATAAGTATAAATGTGCTTGCCTTCCATCCGAGCATCCAGTTGCTAAAagcaatgaagactttgaagatcttGAACATGAAACTTCCCAGCTCATGGCACAAACTGATGAATTATGAGCTTGAAGAACCCCAACGAATATTGGATCTTTGGTAACAGTGCAAACATCTACTGTGTAGTGCCCAGGCTTATATATTTTCCAAAATGAAACATCCCCAGACTTTGAGCCCACAGCAAGAATGCACCAATGAGAAATGGTGTTGTGTGATGGCAAAACTGGTGACCATGCAACTACAAGAGAAGACAAAAGTGCATTGCGACGAGAATATTGTTTTGCTGTGATCAGAGGAAGAAGTTTGTTTTCTCCATTGCAAGAGAATGCTTCTTTGGTATTTTGTGAGCCAGCTTGCGCAATTACGACAGCCATTTCATGCACAGGCATGTCAATCTGGAATCACAATTGGGCCAAAGTTAATCCAGAATCCAGAATCAGATAAAAGCAAAAATAAGAAGAACTGACAAAATGACACACTTTTCCTATGTCTTTGCTCTAGAAGCACACCTTTCATTGTCCTTGCCAGAATGGCACATATTTGGATGACAGTTAGACAAAATGACAGTGTTTCTCTTTTTCATTCTCAGGTCACATGTCAGAGTTTTTAGGACGAAAATGTTCCTGGTATTTTTGCTGTAGCCTGCTCCCATGTCGATCTAAAAAATACCGATCGATCGATTAGAGCCGGTACGTGTAACCTGGAGAGAAGAAAGACCAGAGAGGCGTCGCGCTGCTGGGCTTTACCTTGACATCACTCATCTCATGAACGGCAAACTATACAATTAATTACATTGCCAAAATATTGATTAAATCCAAAAGACAACAGGCAGCAAGCAGCTGCTATGCTCGCTGCTAcagatagagcaacagccaaacACCAACAGCCTACAATTACTTCCAGTGAGTAGAGCAAGCAACGC
This window of the Triticum aestivum cultivar Chinese Spring chromosome 5D, IWGSC CS RefSeq v2.1, whole genome shotgun sequence genome carries:
- the LOC123119208 gene encoding uncharacterized protein isoform X1, encoding MAPHYQATTLIASPSYPDAITWSSDNLVAVASGHIVTILNPAALDGPRGLVVLRPRDPFPIGVVSREDLFEPSLVPTSLARDTEPCARSVSWSQQGFAPNSGCLLAVCTVDGHVNLYRPPVSEFCDDWVKVADISQLLFNYYQNINFGEDDGPSFPQEKANIDHAPQEKLNNKHTLDTGYAGELQEPLSLRGPGRRKRKPVRVEGYVYDDDDGDDTSKDADFSLNPCPTSTKIPMKKIDMPVHEMAVVIAQAGSQNTKEAFSCNGENKLLPLITAKQYSRRNALLSSLVVAWSPVLPSHNTISHWCILAVGSKSGDVSFWKIYKPGHYTVDVCTVTKDPIFVGVLQAHNSSVCAMSWEVSCSRSSKSSLLLATGCSDGSVKIWSGDIEGLNQCTDAKEVSFSSVAEVTTNSSAPVSSISLSTPAQPRREVNLAVGRVSGSLETCILDLCSNKVENSSECHAHDRVVTGLSWGLDGHCLYSCSQDNSARCWIFEKNQLEEVPVHTNFPELKESIDLSVVSHQCFGLTLGPGEVMIAVVCCRYCLFQVRSLDPNMLDQMYQARTQKAVVEFIWIGGQFLGIPLNKDIYISNKQSAKSSETNFLWWGSNILWSLKNYEKCETGLVLWDVIAALQVLMKSAPAFLETLMHKWVTDLFSDDQQRVSIDALCQCRKDMMSNVSSRKLHLLNIICRKVMLRDPAGENGNSTSTDLWSSLLLSSERELRERLVAFTFAAVLNRKSYFLKGTCAENMWFPVGVAQMRSWVSMNSGGVHNQLRSLSSTIKRLGSRINSVCEYSAKETCAYCSAPVHFESPDIALCGSVDPTIVPTERHKLSRCAASMRLCSVLEPTWYCVCCGGMVDKLVPETYFTMKTSPLLNAADPDVESSLYSAPAVPRCPFCGILLQRLMPEFLLSVSPV
- the LOC123119208 gene encoding uncharacterized protein isoform X2, with product MAPHYQATTLIASPSYPDAITWSSDNLVAVASGHIVTILNPAALDGPRGLVVLRPRDPFPIGVVSREDLFEPSLVPTSLARDTEPCARSVSWSQQGFAPNSGCLLAVCTVDGHVNLYRPPVSEFCDDWVKVADISQLLFNYYQNINFGEDDGPSFPQEKANIDHAPQEKLNNKHTLDTGYAGELQEPLSLRGPGRRKRKPVRVEGYVYDDDDGDDTSKDADFSLNPCPTSTKIPMKKIDMPVHEMAVVIAQAGSQNTKEAFSCNGENKLLPLITAKQYSRRNALLSSLVVAWSPVLPSHNTISHWCILAVGSKSGDVSFWKIYKPGHYTVDVCTVTKDPIFVGVLQAHNSSVCAMSWEVSCSRSSKSSLLLATGCSDGSVKIWSGDIEGLNQCTDAKEVSFSSVAEVTTNSSAPVSSISLSTPAQPRREVNLAVGRVSGSLETCILDLCSNKVENSSECHAHDRVVTGLSWGLDGHCLYSCSQDNSARCWIFEKNQLEEVPVHTNFPELKESIDLSVVSHQCFGLTLGPGEVMIAVVRSLDPNMLDQMYQARTQKAVVEFIWIGGQFLGIPLNKDIYISNKQSAKSSETNFLWWGSNILWSLKNYEKCETGLVLWDVIAALQVLMKSAPAFLETLMHKWVTDLFSDDQQRVSIDALCQCRKDMMSNVSSRKLHLLNIICRKVMLRDPAGENGNSTSTDLWSSLLLSSERELRERLVAFTFAAVLNRKSYFLKGTCAENMWFPVGVAQMRSWVSMNSGGVHNQLRSLSSTIKRLGSRINSVCEYSAKETCAYCSAPVHFESPDIALCGSVDPTIVPTERHKLSRCAASMRLCSVLEPTWYCVCCGGMVDKLVPETYFTMKTSPLLNAADPDVESSLYSAPAVPRCPFCGILLQRLMPEFLLSVSPV